A section of the Microcoleus sp. FACHB-68 genome encodes:
- a CDS encoding ATP-binding sensor histidine kinase: MLTIPGYQILALIYESANSLVYRGRREHDNQPVILKLLKHEYPSAAELARYEQEYEITRSLNLEGVVKAYDLLKYQNTSVMVLEDFGGESLRTLMASQRFTLLGFLTLAVKVAKSLGNLHAVNIIHKDINPSNISFNPATEQLKIIDFSISTVLSRESTAIKNPSVLEGTLAYMSPEQTGRMNRSLDYRTDFYSLGATFYELLTHQLPFIATDAMELVHCHIAKQPVPPHVINPEIPKVLSDIVMKLLAKTADKRYQSAWGLIADLEECLTQLQDKGTISEFPIGRQDISDKFQIPSKLYGREREIETLLMAFERVYAGTTELMLVSGYSGIGKSALVQVLYKPITRRKGYFIAGKFDQFQRNIPYSAVVSAFSELVRQLLTESEVQLNRWREKLLAAFGPNGQIIIDVIPEVELIVGSQPAIAELGPTESQNRFNLVFQNFIQVFCSREHPLVIFLDDLQWADSATLKLIELMLMDEGTQYLFVIGAYRDNEVSPTHPLMMTLDTLRHEEAVINQLSLEPLNLEQISLLIAETLHSNEQAVKPLAELVVRKTQGNPFFVSEFLKTLYQENLLTFNPPSPVSKGGWQWNMDKIEALAITDNVVELMIWKLKKLPDSTQQVLRLVACLGNQFDLNTLSLIHKKEASETFKDLWPAVQEGLILPASELENTDLDLINYPLLILNYKFLHDRVQQAAYSLIDESNKKVVHLEIGRLLLANTPAEYRTERIFELVDHLNVARSLIADEQEQIELAVLNLEAARKAKDATAYVSAQQYLTAGMESLSEAIWESHYDLAFALHKERADIEYLNGNFEESERFINLTLENTHSALEKAEIYNLLIVQYTLRAKYEEGATAAKKALALLGIELPADNLETAIGGEIAAAKESVANKNIASLVDAPEMTLPDKRIAIKLISNALTSFYLTNLEFWTLSLLKAVNMSFQYGNAPESCLCYSSYGMLLIGFFGDYKSAYEFGNLGRKLSEKWSTTDLRCKVLATFGNAVNYWFKHIKEANPINNEGYQAALNSGCLEYAGYLLHNKIVNLFMEGSNIAQILTEIPKYLQFAQKTKNQLSTDTLIGMQLLMMKLTKLAQEEAASASDEMSEVSYLEDCQQRSNFLSLAIYKIYKLQILYLYDHLDEAVKIVSETEKLIPFTGGMAVATDYNFYSSLILIAAGSKESEDEQKQYWQKLEANQQQMKTWAENCPENFLHKYLLVEAEIARISGKAEEAIDLYDQAIESALENQFTQNEALANELAAKFWLAKGKEKIAKIYMTEAHYGYQRWGAKRKVEDLETKYSQLLTKTPAKNRMRDTANSKLDATIHTTTGGNSESLDLVTVMKASQAISGEIVLDKLLAKLMKILIENAGAQKGLLVLPKDGKLIVVAEASVTQDEVVMQKSNLVESSQDLPVSVINYVERTRSDMVLSNAAGEGRFTSDPYIAKRQLKSVLCSPIINQGQLIGILYLENNLTSGAFTPERLEVLRLLSSQAAVSLENALLYASVEQKVSDRTQELNEKNVRLEQTLHELKRTQTKLIQSEKMSSLGQMVAGVAHEINNPVSFIYGNLTPASEYVQSLLSVIHLYQQHYPTPAAEICEEIENIDLEFVVEDLQKLLDSMKVGAERIRKIVLSLRNFSRLDEADMKPVDIHQGIESTLLILQPRLRKEGGRSGIEIIKEYGKLPLITCYASQMNQVFMNILSNAIDALESFVPRSESLENERDGKTIYIRTEASSTGFATIRISDNGPGLTEDVIRKIFDPFFTTKPVGSGTGLGLSISYQIVVDSHQGQLNCISTPGKGAEFVISIPIKPQK; encoded by the coding sequence ATGCTTACTATCCCTGGTTACCAAATTCTCGCTTTAATTTATGAAAGTGCCAATTCCCTAGTTTATCGGGGACGCCGTGAGCATGATAATCAACCTGTTATCTTGAAGCTGCTCAAACACGAGTATCCCTCCGCAGCAGAACTTGCCAGATATGAGCAGGAATATGAAATTACTCGGTCTTTAAATTTAGAAGGCGTTGTCAAAGCTTATGATTTGCTAAAGTATCAAAATACTTCAGTTATGGTTTTAGAGGATTTTGGCGGCGAGTCTTTAAGAACTTTAATGGCTTCGCAAAGGTTTACACTTTTAGGATTTTTGACTTTGGCTGTTAAAGTTGCCAAAAGTCTGGGAAATCTTCACGCTGTTAATATTATACACAAAGATATCAATCCTTCTAATATTAGTTTTAATCCCGCAACCGAGCAATTAAAAATCATCGATTTTAGTATTTCCACTGTCTTATCCCGCGAAAGTACGGCGATTAAAAATCCGAGCGTCTTAGAAGGAACGCTGGCTTATATGTCGCCGGAACAGACCGGCAGAATGAACCGAAGTTTAGATTATCGAACTGATTTTTATTCTTTGGGGGCTACTTTTTATGAGTTACTAACCCATCAATTGCCGTTTATTGCAACGGATGCAATGGAGTTGGTACACTGTCACATTGCTAAACAGCCGGTGCCTCCCCATGTGATCAATCCAGAAATTCCTAAGGTTTTGTCTGATATTGTGATGAAACTGTTAGCAAAAACGGCTGATAAGCGATACCAAAGTGCTTGGGGATTAATTGCTGATTTAGAGGAATGTCTGACTCAATTACAGGATAAGGGGACGATTTCGGAATTTCCGATTGGTCGTCAAGATATTTCTGATAAGTTTCAAATTCCGTCAAAGCTTTATGGCAGAGAGCGAGAAATTGAAACGCTTTTAATGGCTTTTGAGCGGGTTTATGCCGGCACGACTGAATTGATGTTGGTTTCGGGTTATTCAGGGATTGGGAAGTCAGCGCTGGTACAAGTTCTTTATAAACCGATTACCAGACGTAAGGGTTATTTTATCGCTGGAAAATTTGACCAATTTCAGCGTAATATTCCCTACTCGGCTGTCGTCAGTGCTTTTTCTGAATTAGTGCGGCAACTCTTAACAGAAAGTGAAGTGCAGTTGAATCGTTGGCGGGAAAAACTTTTGGCTGCTTTTGGCCCGAATGGTCAAATTATTATTGATGTTATTCCCGAAGTAGAATTGATTGTGGGTTCTCAGCCGGCTATTGCGGAATTAGGGCCTACAGAGTCTCAAAATCGCTTTAATTTAGTTTTTCAAAACTTTATTCAGGTGTTTTGTTCGAGGGAACATCCACTCGTTATCTTTTTAGATGATTTGCAATGGGCGGACTCTGCAACACTCAAATTAATTGAGTTAATGCTGATGGATGAGGGGACGCAATATCTGTTTGTGATTGGGGCATATCGAGATAATGAAGTAAGTCCGACTCATCCATTAATGATGACCCTAGACACGCTACGCCATGAAGAAGCGGTTATCAACCAACTTAGCTTAGAACCTTTGAACCTTGAGCAGATCAGCTTACTCATTGCTGAGACTTTGCACAGTAACGAACAAGCCGTCAAACCGTTAGCAGAATTGGTTGTGCGTAAAACCCAAGGCAACCCGTTTTTTGTTAGTGAATTTCTGAAAACTTTATATCAAGAAAATCTTCTCACTTTTAATCCTCCTTCCCCTGTGAGTAAAGGGGGATGGCAGTGGAATATGGATAAAATTGAAGCACTTGCTATCACAGACAATGTGGTGGAGTTGATGATTTGGAAGTTAAAGAAACTGCCAGATTCAACGCAACAAGTTTTACGTTTAGTGGCTTGTTTGGGCAACCAATTTGATTTGAACACACTGTCCTTAATTCATAAAAAAGAAGCATCAGAAACGTTTAAAGACCTTTGGCCGGCAGTTCAGGAAGGATTAATATTACCCGCTTCAGAATTAGAAAATACGGATCTTGATTTAATTAATTATCCGCTTTTAATCCTTAATTATAAGTTTTTGCATGACCGAGTGCAACAGGCGGCCTATTCACTGATTGATGAATCAAATAAAAAAGTGGTTCATTTGGAAATTGGCCGGCTGTTACTGGCAAATACTCCTGCCGAGTACCGAACAGAAAGAATCTTTGAGTTAGTTGATCATCTGAATGTAGCGAGATCATTAATTGCAGATGAGCAAGAACAGATTGAATTGGCTGTATTGAATTTAGAAGCCGCCCGAAAAGCCAAAGATGCAACTGCTTACGTTTCTGCTCAACAGTATTTGACAGCAGGAATGGAAAGCTTAAGCGAAGCGATTTGGGAGTCGCATTACGATCTGGCTTTTGCTTTGCATAAAGAACGGGCAGATATTGAGTATTTAAATGGCAACTTTGAAGAATCAGAAAGATTTATCAATTTAACCTTAGAAAATACTCATTCAGCTTTAGAAAAGGCAGAAATATACAATTTGCTGATTGTGCAATATACGCTACGGGCTAAATATGAGGAGGGCGCGACAGCAGCGAAAAAGGCATTAGCTTTGCTTGGTATTGAATTGCCGGCAGATAATTTAGAAACGGCGATTGGCGGGGAAATTGCAGCCGCGAAAGAAAGTGTAGCAAATAAAAACATTGCTTCTTTAGTCGATGCACCGGAGATGACGTTACCGGACAAAAGAATTGCTATAAAATTAATCAGCAACGCGTTAACATCTTTTTACCTGACTAATCTTGAATTCTGGACTTTAAGCTTGCTAAAAGCCGTAAATATGTCGTTTCAATACGGAAACGCTCCAGAATCATGTCTTTGTTATTCTAGCTATGGAATGCTTTTAATTGGATTTTTTGGAGATTATAAATCAGCTTATGAGTTTGGGAACTTAGGGCGAAAATTGAGTGAAAAGTGGAGTACCACGGATCTGAGATGTAAAGTTTTAGCAACCTTTGGTAATGCAGTTAATTACTGGTTTAAGCATATAAAAGAGGCAAACCCGATTAATAATGAAGGCTATCAAGCAGCGTTGAATTCTGGATGTCTGGAGTACGCCGGCTACTTACTCCATAACAAAATCGTAAATTTATTTATGGAAGGAAGCAATATTGCCCAAATCTTGACCGAAATTCCCAAATATTTGCAGTTTGCCCAAAAAACAAAAAATCAACTGTCAACTGATACGCTAATCGGAATGCAACTGTTGATGATGAAGTTGACTAAACTTGCTCAAGAGGAAGCTGCTTCTGCCTCAGATGAAATGAGTGAGGTTAGCTATTTAGAAGATTGCCAGCAACGGAGCAACTTTTTATCCCTAGCTATTTATAAAATTTATAAGTTACAAATTCTCTACCTTTACGATCATCTCGATGAAGCTGTAAAAATTGTTTCGGAAACCGAAAAGCTCATTCCTTTTACAGGAGGGATGGCTGTCGCTACAGACTATAATTTTTACTCGTCACTCATTTTAATCGCTGCAGGCTCAAAAGAGTCTGAAGACGAGCAAAAACAATACTGGCAAAAATTAGAAGCCAATCAACAACAAATGAAAACTTGGGCAGAAAACTGTCCTGAGAACTTTCTGCACAAATATCTTTTAGTGGAAGCAGAAATCGCCCGAATTTCTGGGAAAGCAGAAGAGGCGATAGATTTGTACGATCAGGCAATTGAATCAGCCTTAGAAAATCAGTTTACCCAAAATGAAGCCTTAGCCAATGAACTGGCAGCAAAATTCTGGTTAGCAAAAGGTAAAGAAAAGATTGCCAAAATTTATATGACTGAAGCGCATTATGGCTATCAGCGTTGGGGGGCAAAACGCAAGGTTGAAGATTTAGAAACTAAATATAGTCAGTTGCTAACCAAAACGCCGGCTAAAAATCGGATGCGTGATACCGCCAACAGCAAGCTAGATGCAACGATTCACACGACAACCGGCGGCAATTCGGAATCTCTAGATTTAGTAACCGTCATGAAAGCTTCCCAAGCAATTTCTGGGGAAATTGTGCTAGATAAGTTGCTGGCAAAATTGATGAAAATTCTCATCGAGAATGCCGGCGCACAAAAAGGCTTGTTGGTTTTGCCAAAAGATGGAAAATTGATCGTTGTAGCAGAAGCCTCTGTCACGCAAGATGAGGTGGTGATGCAGAAATCTAACTTGGTTGAGTCTAGTCAAGATTTGCCGGTGTCGGTGATTAATTATGTCGAGCGCACTCGCTCTGATATGGTTTTAAGTAATGCTGCCGGCGAAGGACGATTTACGAGTGATCCCTATATAGCTAAGCGGCAACTGAAATCAGTTTTGTGCAGTCCGATTATCAATCAAGGGCAACTGATCGGCATTCTTTATTTAGAGAACAATTTAACCTCCGGCGCGTTTACGCCGGAGAGACTGGAAGTTCTAAGACTGCTTTCTTCCCAGGCTGCTGTGTCCTTAGAAAATGCTTTACTTTACGCTTCAGTAGAGCAAAAAGTCTCAGATAGGACACAAGAATTAAACGAAAAAAATGTTCGTCTCGAACAAACTCTTCACGAACTAAAACGCACCCAAACCAAACTGATTCAAAGCGAAAAAATGTCGAGTTTGGGGCAAATGGTTGCCGGTGTTGCCCATGAAATTAATAACCCGGTTAGTTTCATCTATGGCAATCTCACGCCGGCAAGCGAATATGTTCAAAGTTTGCTTTCTGTTATTCATCTCTACCAGCAGCACTATCCCACACCGGCAGCGGAAATTTGTGAGGAGATAGAAAACATTGATCTCGAATTTGTGGTAGAGGATCTGCAAAAACTTTTAGATTCAATGAAAGTGGGTGCTGAACGCATCCGCAAAATTGTCCTGAGTTTGCGAAATTTCTCGCGGCTGGATGAAGCGGATATGAAGCCGGTTGATATCCATCAAGGAATTGAATCTACCTTGCTTATTTTGCAACCTCGACTAAGAAAAGAAGGGGGGCGTTCTGGAATTGAAATTATTAAAGAATATGGCAAGCTGCCTCTGATTACCTGCTATGCCAGTCAAATGAATCAGGTATTTATGAATATCCTAAGCAATGCGATTGATGCTTTAGAGTCATTCGTTCCGCGTTCAGAATCCTTGGAAAATGAGCGAGATGGAAAAACCATTTATATTCGCACTGAAGCAAGTTCTACCGGCTTTGCGACAATTCGGATTTCTGACAATGGCCCAGGTCTGACAGAAGATGTGATTCGGAAGATATTCGATCCCTTCTTTACCACAAAGCCGGTGGGTTCCGGCACCGGCTTAGGACTATCCATTAGTTATCAAATTGTTGTAGACTCTCACCAAGGGCAGCTCAACTGTATTAGCACCCCCGGTAAAGGTGCAGAGTTTGTGATTTCAATTCCCATCAAACCGCAAAAATAA
- a CDS encoding DUF3153 domain-containing protein, translated as MLAASTRFSLMRTIRTIWSRWRLLWVIFLASLLLSGCVEYDVGVNFESQTHGEIVQHIQLGEQLRSFSSLTVQQWLDSVKRRSQQLGGRTQRISEQEMIVTIPFNNGAELEEKFNQFFNPVDSKKSRSEAKLEPELPEIQSHLTVNQNNWLFAIRNRLIYDLDLRSLGVRSSDGNILVSPGELVDVKFSLNTPWGARTIQSAANDNSPEEQGNQLIWAFKPGQLNHLETVFWVPSPIGIGAFVIILLVAAGGYLKYQLLPALGIGSRRKPTVSPKPLA; from the coding sequence ATGTTAGCAGCAAGCACTCGTTTTTCTTTAATGCGGACTATTCGGACTATCTGGAGCCGGTGGCGGCTTTTATGGGTGATATTTTTGGCTTCGCTATTGCTATCTGGATGTGTGGAGTATGATGTCGGGGTGAATTTCGAGAGCCAGACTCACGGAGAAATTGTGCAGCATATTCAGTTGGGAGAACAACTGAGGAGCTTTAGCAGCTTAACCGTTCAGCAATGGTTAGATAGTGTTAAGCGGCGATCGCAGCAATTGGGAGGCAGAACTCAGCGAATTTCTGAGCAAGAAATGATTGTCACCATTCCTTTTAATAATGGCGCTGAACTAGAAGAGAAGTTTAACCAATTTTTTAATCCGGTTGACTCTAAAAAATCTCGCTCAGAGGCTAAGCTTGAGCCTGAGTTACCTGAGATTCAATCTCACCTCACCGTCAATCAAAATAACTGGTTGTTTGCGATTCGTAATCGGTTAATTTATGACTTGGATTTACGTTCTTTAGGCGTGCGTTCTTCTGATGGTAATATCTTAGTCAGTCCGGGTGAATTGGTCGATGTTAAGTTTAGTTTAAACACGCCTTGGGGCGCACGCACGATTCAATCGGCTGCGAATGATAATAGCCCAGAAGAGCAGGGAAATCAGTTAATTTGGGCATTTAAACCGGGTCAGTTAAATCATCTGGAAACTGTGTTCTGGGTGCCGAGTCCGATTGGGATTGGTGCGTTTGTGATTATTTTGCTAGTGGCTGCGGGTGGATATTTGAAATATCAATTGCTGCCGGCACTTGGTATTGGCAGCCGGCGGAAACCCACTGTTTCACCTAAACCGTTAGCTTAA
- a CDS encoding amylo-alpha-1,6-glucosidase codes for MDELDTREWLLTNGLGSFAGGTVCDAHTRTYHGWLIAALEPPSRRTLLLSHLEATLDVAGQIFGLGTNFWGGGAVFPLGFNLLRSFEIEPVPTWIWGQDNWQLTRQLVMPYGRREEEQRERGGKGEQELRNSLSSAQFPNLQPELCHRLLIQYHYTGSQVATLRLRPLIADRDFHHQQSADPGLQFWQEAGSRQVRLQAIRNGEPGTPWQLRWSAGDYQPQGLWYWNYQYLEETRRGLGDREDLYSTGELSVSLQPGDAVVLEARVGWPEAPLSDLSSVDFEAAVEAEQQRLDRLFGRLSPPDAGEPVWRQMLKASDQFIVYRSSIDGPTVIAGYPWFNDWGRDTLIALPGLALATGRFDIARGLLETFARYCQQGLIPNAFPDAGGEPFYNSLDATLWWVETLGLYLEASQDWDFLNFAYPVVRQIYKAFTAGTRYNIQVDASDGLVTWDAAGVALTWMDAVIDGLPVTPRRGKPVEINALWYSALCWASQWAERLARDAGERSGNYQNQVRNYSQKAAIVKASLSKFWNSQQGYLYDTLEPDGRADPRIRPNAVLALSLHHCAFSEGQGRRVLQVARDRLLTPYGLRSLDPGDPGYIGGYAGDRWHRDRAYHQGTVWSWLIGPYIRAWQRFYPNEPVAFDWMPVLEHFQHQACFGSISEIFDGDAPHAPQGAIAQAWSVAEILRHFADSQTYNNSGG; via the coding sequence ATGGATGAGTTGGATACACGGGAATGGCTGCTCACAAATGGTTTAGGAAGTTTTGCCGGCGGTACGGTGTGTGATGCTCATACCCGCACCTATCACGGTTGGCTAATTGCGGCGCTTGAGCCTCCCAGCCGGCGCACGCTTTTGCTGTCTCATTTAGAGGCAACCTTAGACGTTGCCGGTCAGATTTTCGGGCTGGGAACGAATTTCTGGGGGGGTGGTGCAGTTTTCCCGTTGGGATTTAACCTGCTACGTTCTTTTGAAATAGAACCTGTTCCCACCTGGATTTGGGGTCAAGATAACTGGCAGCTAACCAGGCAATTGGTGATGCCTTATGGAAGAAGGGAAGAGGAGCAGAGAGAGAGAGGAGGAAAGGGGGAGCAGGAATTAAGGAATTCCCTGAGTTCGGCTCAATTTCCCAATTTGCAGCCCGAATTGTGTCACCGGCTGTTGATTCAATATCACTACACCGGCTCTCAGGTGGCCACACTGAGGCTGCGCCCCTTGATTGCAGATCGTGACTTTCACCACCAGCAATCGGCTGATCCTGGGTTGCAATTTTGGCAAGAAGCCGGTTCTCGGCAAGTCCGCTTGCAAGCAATTCGCAACGGTGAACCGGGGACGCCTTGGCAACTGCGCTGGAGTGCCGGCGACTACCAACCACAAGGGTTGTGGTACTGGAATTATCAATATTTAGAGGAAACGCGGCGGGGTTTAGGAGATCGGGAAGACCTTTACAGTACCGGCGAACTGAGCGTTTCTTTGCAACCAGGGGATGCTGTGGTTCTGGAAGCAAGGGTGGGATGGCCAGAAGCGCCCCTATCTGACCTCAGCAGCGTAGACTTTGAAGCGGCAGTGGAAGCTGAGCAGCAGCGGTTGGATCGGCTGTTTGGCCGGCTGTCTCCACCCGATGCCGGTGAGCCGGTTTGGCGGCAAATGCTCAAGGCAAGTGATCAATTTATTGTTTACAGAAGTTCGATTGACGGGCCAACGGTGATTGCCGGCTATCCCTGGTTTAATGACTGGGGCCGGGATACGCTGATCGCGTTGCCTGGATTGGCTTTGGCGACGGGTCGTTTTGACATTGCTCGCGGGTTGCTGGAAACGTTTGCCCGTTACTGCCAGCAAGGGTTGATTCCCAATGCTTTCCCGGATGCCGGGGGTGAGCCGTTTTATAACAGTTTGGATGCAACCTTGTGGTGGGTTGAGACGCTGGGGCTGTATTTGGAAGCGAGTCAGGATTGGGATTTCTTGAACTTTGCCTATCCTGTAGTGCGGCAGATTTACAAGGCTTTTACCGCCGGCACCCGTTATAACATTCAGGTGGATGCGTCGGATGGGTTGGTGACGTGGGACGCTGCCGGTGTGGCCCTGACTTGGATGGATGCGGTGATTGATGGGCTGCCGGTGACGCCGCGCCGAGGCAAGCCGGTGGAAATTAATGCCCTTTGGTATTCCGCATTGTGTTGGGCGAGTCAGTGGGCTGAGCGATTGGCAAGGGATGCCGGTGAGCGCTCTGGGAACTATCAAAATCAGGTTCGCAATTACTCACAAAAAGCGGCAATTGTCAAAGCATCTCTGTCGAAGTTTTGGAATTCGCAACAGGGTTATCTTTACGACACGCTGGAACCGGATGGGCGTGCCGATCCCCGAATTCGCCCGAATGCCGTGCTAGCGCTTTCACTGCATCATTGCGCGTTCTCTGAGGGGCAAGGGCGTCGGGTGTTGCAAGTGGCGCGAGATCGGCTGCTGACGCCCTATGGTTTGCGGAGTCTTGATCCGGGCGATCCTGGGTATATTGGTGGTTATGCCGGTGATCGGTGGCATCGAGATCGCGCCTATCACCAAGGTACGGTTTGGAGTTGGTTAATTGGCCCCTATATCCGGGCATGGCAGCGGTTTTATCCGAATGAGCCGGTTGCTTTTGATTGGATGCCGGTGTTAGAACACTTCCAGCATCAAGCTTGTTTTGGCTCGATTTCCGAAATTTTTGATGGCGATGCGCCTCACGCACCCCAAGGCGCAATCGCTCAAGCCTGGTCTGTGGCAGAAATTCTGCGTCACTTTGCTGATAGTCAAACCTATAACAACTCAGGAGGGTAG